The genomic window ACGTGGCGGCCATCGTGTCGGCGGTGGGCGTCGGACTGGCCGCGGGAGACGTACTCGTACCGGCGCTGGGTTTGATCGTGTTCTTGGAGGGTTTGGGGGTGCCCGACGTGGAGGCCGAGGCCGATGGGCCGCGTGACGCCGAGGCGGAGGCCGACGGGGACCGGGAGGCCGAGGCGGACAGCGAGACGGACGGTGAGACCGGGGCGGCCTCCAGCGGCGGGATGCTGGCCGGCAGCGAGCCCTCAGCGGCCGCCTGGACGACTCCGGTGGGCAGCACCATCAGCGGCTTCCCGGCGGTGTTCTCGTCGCCGCCACCGGCGCGGATCGCGATCCAGCCGACCAGGGCGAGCAGAACCGCGGCGGCGGAACCGAAGATGATGCGGGCCAGGATGAACTGGCGGGTGGTGTGCTTCGCCAACGGGCGGCTCTCCCTCTCGGCGGACGATCGAAAAGGCAGGTGATCCAGAAAAGAACAGGTGATCCAGAAAGGCAGGTGTTCCGAATGCCGGGCGATCGAAGAAACGAGATGGCCCGGCGCGCTGGAGACTACCTGTCAGTCCATGCCCTTGGCACGCCGCCCCAGCGCCCGGTCGATCTCCTTCTTCGCGTCCCGGTTCGCCAGGTCCTGCCGCTTGTCGTAGGACTTCTTGCCCTTGGCGACCCCGAGCTCGACCTTCGCGTACCCGTTGTGGAAGTAGACCGAGAGCGGGACCAGGGTGACGCCGTCGTCGCGCAGCTTCCCGAGCATCTTGTGGATCTCTTCGCGGTGCAGCAGCAGTTTGCGGACCCGGCGGGGCTCGTGGTTGGTCCAGGTGCCCTGCGTGTACTCCGGAATGTGCATGCCGTGCAGGTAGATCTCACCGTGGTTCTCGTGGCCGAACGCGTCGACCAGCGAGGCCCGCCCGAGGCGCAACGACTTCACCTCGGTGCCGGTGAGGACCATCCCGGCCTCGTAGGTGTCCGAGATGGCGTAGTCGTGGTACGCCTTACGGTTGGAGGCGACCACCTTGCGGCCCTGTTCGCGTGGCATGAGGGAGAAGACTACCCGCGATTCAACAGAGACAACCGGGCAGGTAATTCAACGGATTGCGCGGTACGCCGCCGAAGCGCGTCTCGAAGTGCAGGTGCGCTCCGGTCGAGGCGCCGGTGCTGCCGACCCGCCCGATCATCTCGCCCCGCCGGAC from Actinoplanes derwentensis includes these protein-coding regions:
- the smpB gene encoding SsrA-binding protein SmpB, producing MPREQGRKVVASNRKAYHDYAISDTYEAGMVLTGTEVKSLRLGRASLVDAFGHENHGEIYLHGMHIPEYTQGTWTNHEPRRVRKLLLHREEIHKMLGKLRDDGVTLVPLSVYFHNGYAKVELGVAKGKKSYDKRQDLANRDAKKEIDRALGRRAKGMD
- a CDS encoding cellulose binding domain-containing protein, with protein sequence MAKHTTRQFILARIIFGSAAAVLLALVGWIAIRAGGGDENTAGKPLMVLPTGVVQAAAEGSLPASIPPLEAAPVSPSVSLSASASRSPSASASASRGPSASASTSGTPKPSKNTIKPSAGTSTSPAASPTPTADTMAATYSTSASWREGFITSIRVTNNGTEAREWTITLAYPSSAGVEVRGAWNATASRSGDTITLSGRSLAAGSSINVGFQAEKRSRDLVKPVSCAVGGGSCRVS